In Lotus japonicus ecotype B-129 chromosome 5, LjGifu_v1.2, one genomic interval encodes:
- the LOC130720778 gene encoding zinc finger CCCH domain-containing protein ZFN-like isoform X1 produces MDFDAALPISHAALTPDSLWMMKLRSSEAMESGPYPQRPGEPDCSYYIRTGLCRFGATCRFNHPPNRKLVIATARMMGEFPERIGQPECQYYLKTGTCKFGATCKFHHPRDQAGIAGRVALNILGYPLRPNESECTYYLRTGQCKFGNTCKFNHPQPSNMMLSLRGSPVYSAVHSPTTLGQQSYTGGITNWPRASYVHSPRWQGPSSYTPLILPQGMVSVPGWSYSGHMGSISTSDSPQQSMGNDQGELENAGSHGAYSQFRAGTIPVGYYALQRESIFPERPGQPECQFYMKTGDCKFGAVCRFHHPRDRQIPAPDCILSPLGLPLRPGEPLCVFYSRYGICKFGPSCKFDHPMGVFTYNISAPPSADAPGRRLLGSSSGTAALNLSSGGLVESSSAKPRRLSVSEARQIPSDDDDIDDDR; encoded by the exons atggATTTCGATGCCGCTCTTCCAATCTCCCATGCGGCCCTCACTCCag ATTCACTTTGGATGATGAAATTGAGGTCAAGTGAAGCAATGGAATCTGGGCCTTATCCGCAGCGTCCCGGGGAGCCAGATTGTTCATATTACATCAGAACAGGCCTTTGCAGATTTGGTGCTACATGTCGGTTTAATCATCCCCCTAACAGGAAGCTG GTTATTGCCACTGCAAGGATGATGGGCGAGTTCCCAGAAAGAATAGGGCAACCAGAATGTCAG TACTATCTGAAGACAGGAACTTGCAAATTTGGAGCAACATGCAAATTTCATCATCCTAGAGACCAAGCTGGGATTGCTGGAAGAGTTGCCTTAAATATTTTAGGCTATCCTCTCCGCCCT AACGAATCAGAATGCACATATTATTTGAGAACAGGACAATGCAAATTCGGGAACACTTGCAAATTCAACCATCCCCAACCAAGTAATATGATGCTTTCATTACGAGGTTCTCCAGTTTATTCTGCAGTCCATTCTCCTACTACACTTGGTCAGCAGTCATATACAGGAGGAATTACAAATTGGCCGAGGGCATCTTATGTTCATAGTCCACGCTGGCAAGGCCCTTCAAGTTATACACCTTTAATTCTACCTCAGGGGATGGTTTCAGTGCCTGGATGGTCCTACAGT GGTCATATGGGATCAATCTCTACTTCAGACAGTCCACAGCAATCAATGGGAAATGATCAAGGTGAACTAGAAAATGCCGGATCTCATGGAGCATATTCTCAATTCCGTGCTGGAACTATTCCTGTAGGGTATTATGCGTTGCAGAGGGAGAGCATATTTCCTGAGAGACCTGGTCAGCCTGAATGTCAATTCTATATGAAGACAGGAGATTGCAAGTTTGGTGCAGTCTGTCGGTTCCACCACCCACGTGATAGACAAATTCCAGCTCCTGATTGTATCTTGAGTCCCCTAGGCCTTCCTTTACGTCCT GGAGAGCCTTTGTGTGTCTTTTATTCACGCTATGGCATATGCAAATTTGGCCCAAGTTGCAAATTTGACCACCCAATGGGAGTATTCACGTATAATATATCTGCACCGCCTTCAGCGGATGCTCCTGGCAGGCGTCTGTTAGGATCTTCATCGGGAACGGCTGCATTAAATTTATCATCAGGAGGACTTGTTGAGTCAAGCTCAGCAAAGCCAAGGAGGCTTTCAGTATCAGAGGCTAGACAGATtccttctgatgatgatgacattGATGATGATAGATGA
- the LOC130720778 gene encoding zinc finger CCCH domain-containing protein ZFN-like isoform X2, with protein MMKLRSSEAMESGPYPQRPGEPDCSYYIRTGLCRFGATCRFNHPPNRKLVIATARMMGEFPERIGQPECQYYLKTGTCKFGATCKFHHPRDQAGIAGRVALNILGYPLRPNESECTYYLRTGQCKFGNTCKFNHPQPSNMMLSLRGSPVYSAVHSPTTLGQQSYTGGITNWPRASYVHSPRWQGPSSYTPLILPQGMVSVPGWSYSGHMGSISTSDSPQQSMGNDQGELENAGSHGAYSQFRAGTIPVGYYALQRESIFPERPGQPECQFYMKTGDCKFGAVCRFHHPRDRQIPAPDCILSPLGLPLRPGEPLCVFYSRYGICKFGPSCKFDHPMGVFTYNISAPPSADAPGRRLLGSSSGTAALNLSSGGLVESSSAKPRRLSVSEARQIPSDDDDIDDDR; from the exons ATGATGAAATTGAGGTCAAGTGAAGCAATGGAATCTGGGCCTTATCCGCAGCGTCCCGGGGAGCCAGATTGTTCATATTACATCAGAACAGGCCTTTGCAGATTTGGTGCTACATGTCGGTTTAATCATCCCCCTAACAGGAAGCTG GTTATTGCCACTGCAAGGATGATGGGCGAGTTCCCAGAAAGAATAGGGCAACCAGAATGTCAG TACTATCTGAAGACAGGAACTTGCAAATTTGGAGCAACATGCAAATTTCATCATCCTAGAGACCAAGCTGGGATTGCTGGAAGAGTTGCCTTAAATATTTTAGGCTATCCTCTCCGCCCT AACGAATCAGAATGCACATATTATTTGAGAACAGGACAATGCAAATTCGGGAACACTTGCAAATTCAACCATCCCCAACCAAGTAATATGATGCTTTCATTACGAGGTTCTCCAGTTTATTCTGCAGTCCATTCTCCTACTACACTTGGTCAGCAGTCATATACAGGAGGAATTACAAATTGGCCGAGGGCATCTTATGTTCATAGTCCACGCTGGCAAGGCCCTTCAAGTTATACACCTTTAATTCTACCTCAGGGGATGGTTTCAGTGCCTGGATGGTCCTACAGT GGTCATATGGGATCAATCTCTACTTCAGACAGTCCACAGCAATCAATGGGAAATGATCAAGGTGAACTAGAAAATGCCGGATCTCATGGAGCATATTCTCAATTCCGTGCTGGAACTATTCCTGTAGGGTATTATGCGTTGCAGAGGGAGAGCATATTTCCTGAGAGACCTGGTCAGCCTGAATGTCAATTCTATATGAAGACAGGAGATTGCAAGTTTGGTGCAGTCTGTCGGTTCCACCACCCACGTGATAGACAAATTCCAGCTCCTGATTGTATCTTGAGTCCCCTAGGCCTTCCTTTACGTCCT GGAGAGCCTTTGTGTGTCTTTTATTCACGCTATGGCATATGCAAATTTGGCCCAAGTTGCAAATTTGACCACCCAATGGGAGTATTCACGTATAATATATCTGCACCGCCTTCAGCGGATGCTCCTGGCAGGCGTCTGTTAGGATCTTCATCGGGAACGGCTGCATTAAATTTATCATCAGGAGGACTTGTTGAGTCAAGCTCAGCAAAGCCAAGGAGGCTTTCAGTATCAGAGGCTAGACAGATtccttctgatgatgatgacattGATGATGATAGATGA